The stretch of DNA GCAGGAACTGGTATTGCTCTTGCTGGAGTTTTCCTGTACTCTCAATTAAAAAAGGCAAAACCAAAGTCTAAGGCTGCATAAATACAACCACCTGATGAGGTAACAAACTATAGAAGGATCAAGAATTCGGGAACTGTCAACTGATATGGTGAAATGGACTTGCCTTCATAGTAGCAAACGTGAAACAGCTGTTGTTTCGCCAAGTTTGTCTTAACCATATTCTCTTGTCAGCTTCTTTGGCTGTGAGAATCTTGTACATAAATGTTAAGAAGGTTGTGGTGGAACAACACCGAAATAGCATTGTCAGATAGTTTTCAAGAGAATACAAATTTTGGCACATAGTTCTCAGTTAGTGGTAGCCTGACACTCTTTGATGTTGATGAGATTTATCCATCTCTTTTCAAGTCATTCTTTATAAAATTGGCAGAACAATCACAGTAGATCGACTTCACATCAAAACATTTTTTTCTTTCTTATTCTATtttctatttatttatttatgtgaTGAACTTTACGTGTTATTTTGCTTCAAACAAATATGCTGGCTATAATATGTAACAGAGAATCAAATTAATAGTTGACAAAATTTGCCATGATTCAATATAGGATATCGCCTTTGTGGATGAGAAGTTGAGAAGGTTATCACCATGAAAAACGAAAAGCTCAAACGAAAGAAAGCAGTCACTGGAGAGTGAGAATCAACTAAGGTTTTAATTTGGACATATTCTCCTACCACTTCATGTTCCAGGACCTCCATCAAATCCAATTTACCTAGCGCCAAATATTCACTTGCTGAAAGCAAAAAAAAATGTGGGTCTAAAAATTGTGTGGTGCTGCAATCACACAATTGTTATGTTCGTCCCTGCTTCTATCTTGATGTGCGAACCTGTTCATTTTTAGGAGGATAGGGCAGTGAAATGTAGAGAATTGAGTACAAAGAGTTCTCTCATGATCCTGTTAGGCGTTTTAAATGgacatgtttttttttctttttcactTATTCGCAAGCAATTGATAATCAGTATAAAGAAAACAAACTATGAATGAATCAAAAGCCTAAAATCACCGTCAGTTCATCATCATGCCCACTGCATCAGGGCATTTCTTATTTCCTAGAGTAGTGCTgcttttagtttctgtttctaTTTATTTTTCTGGAAGTTGATTGCAACACTGATGTTACAAGCAGAACATTGTCAATCAGACAATGATGTTAAAAATCCTTTTCATATGTAATACTAAGACACCTAAAATCATCATTTACACTGCATCAGTGcatcttttatttattttctaaaaataaaaTGAATCCAAAGCTAGTGCCGTTCTTATTCCAACAAAGACAATCAGCAAGATCTCCAGAGCAAAGCCGAACAAAAGAATAAGGTAACTAGATGAGCAGGGCAGTTCAGCGCCGACGCCTATGTGGTGAGGATGGGCGGGAGGTAGTCGGACTTGGCGCCAAGCACCCGCGCCTGTGTGTCCGGGAAGAACTCCATCCCCGGCAGCTGCGTGACGGCGCCGTCGGCGGCGACCCCGACGGGGTAGGTGAGCAGGTGCCCCGGCAGGTCGCGGTCGGGCCCGTCGCCGGCGTACAGGTCCCAGTACCTGTCCGCCATGGCGTTCACCTTGCGCACGCACTCGAGGCTGTCCGGCCGGGTGAAGGCGTCGTCCACCGCGCCCAGGTGCTCGTACCACAGCGACATCCGGAACCCGTGCACCTGCCCCCTCGCCGGCCGGCTCGCCGCCGCCAGGTGGTGCGGCTGGTACGCGCCCATGGCGATCTCCGAGTCCCGCGCGCCGTCCATGGACCTCTGGTTGATGTTCGCCGACCCCACGATGATGTACTCGTCATCCACTGTAGGCATCGATCACCAGGGTTCGTTACAAATTAAAATCAAAATCAAGGCAACGATCATCCTTGAAATTACAAAGGAAAATCAAGAGGAAGGATTGTTACCGATCATCATCTTGGTGTGGACATAGATCATGAACCTTCTGTTCTGCTGGGCCTTGATGTAGTCGGTGTCGGGCTCCGCCTCCTCCGTGGGCACGTACTCGCCGGGCTTCTTGGCCTCCCGGTTGCCGAGGCAGAAGAAGGTGAGGTAGTCCTTGGGGTTGGCGTCGATCCCCTTTGCCTGGATCGCCTGCGCGATGTCGGTGTACATCATCTCCATGGTCCTCCTCTGCCAGTCCAGGATGGCCTGCACGGAGCCGCTCTCCGGGATGCCCTCCGGCCACATGGGCACGACGACGTACACCGCGaaccgctcgccggcctcgaTCTTGCTCACCACCTTCATGGACAGTTCCTTGGGGATGAGGTGCAGCGCGCCGATGTCCTCGGGCCTGATGCCGTCGGGCTTCCAGCAGTAGGAGCTGCCCAGGAAGTACTGGTTCTCGATGTAGATGAAGCTCCTGGCGCGGCGGATGGCGTGGATGTAGGCGTCCTGGATGCTCCGGTCGATGATCTGGTCCTTGCCGCTGACGAGCCCGGCCCTGGTGGCGTCGTCAGGGGTGTCCGGGAACCCGAAAGCGGCGCCGCCGTCGATGGACCGGAACAGCTGCACGTTCCACGCCTCGCCGTCCTCCGGGAACGTGACGGGCGACGGCGGGATGATCTTGTCGGCGAGGTCCCGGAGCTGGATGAGGATGTCCTTGCCGCCCTGCTTGCGCCAGCGCTGCTCGAAGTTGTAGAGCACGTCCCAGGCCACGGGGCCCTCGAGGCGGCAGTGGATGTCGTGCCACGGCTCCCTGGGCCCGCCCTTGGCGATGGCGGCCGTCGCGAAGTTGGGCTGGTGGAAGTCGTCGTGGTGCACCGTGTCCAGCGTCCGGAACAGCGAGTGGAGCGGCGTGTCGTAGCGGCCGTCGCAGAGGTCCAGCCCGCCCACGAAGCTGACGATCCGCTTCttccgcccggccgccgccggcgccggcatgTCGTGGTCGACGACGACGATCTTCTGGTGGTGCGTGAACATGGTGGAGATCTGCAGGTCCTGCACGATGCTCCCGGAGTCGTCGGGGTTCCGGGGGCACAGCACGCAGTGCACGTCGGTGCCCTGGAAGTAGTTCATCGTCTCCTCGTCGTGCGTGGCCATGAGGCCGTCCTTCTTGAGCACCCCGACGGAGGTGCGGTCGTCCCAGACCAGCATCAGCACCCGGACGCCCTCGCCGGCCTTCTTCTTGAGCAGCTCGCCGAGCgtgacgccgccgccgggctTGGGCCGGCTGCCGTCCCTGACCAGCGTGATCTCGGTGTACACCGACCAGCCGGTGATGTAGATGAGGTGCTTGGCGCCGCTGATGGCGTCGAAGATGTCCTCCCAGCACCGGTGCGGCTCGTAGCACctgccgccgtcgagcgggATCCTCGGGACGAAGCCGTCGGAGACGTGCGCGTCCTGGTACAGCGTGACCTTGCACCCCTGGCGCTGCGAGAAGAAGGTGTAGGGCACGCCGGGGTACTTGCCGCTGCGGACGCCGCGGCCCCAGCTGTGGTCCTTGGAGATGTCGAAGTACTGGAGCTTGACGTGGACCTTGGAGCCGCCCTCGAGCGGCTTGCGGTccttgtcgtcgtcgtcgcagAGCGGCAGCCAGCGGTCGACCTCCTGGCCGCCGAAGATGTCGCGGACGGGGAGGTAGCCGACGCCGACGGTGGAGGCGCCGATGGTGCTCTTGGCCCGGATGGTGAAGACGACGTCGGAGGCGAGGTGCGCGCAGTAGACGTGGAAGGACTCGTACCAGCGCGGTCTGGCCGTCTCGTCGGTGAGCGTGCGGGTGCGCCCCACGCGGGCCTTGTCCAGGCCGATGGTGGCGTAGATCTTGCTGTTGCCCTTGCCCACGCCCACCGTGTCCTCGATCGTCTCCGCCAGCTGCTCCGCCCATCAGGTACAAGGATGAGTAGTTCAGAATTTCAAATTTACTAGGTAGCAGGAAGCACGAATCGCATTGCAttgcagaggaggaagagaaggtgATCCCGGACCTTGCGGAGGAAGCCGGGCGCCTGGCTGCTGGGCCGGCTGGAGTTGGAGATCTCCTCCGCCTCGAAGATGGTGACATGAAGCGAGCCATGGAGCAGGATCTTCGCCATCGCTCCGGTCGACGCGTTGAAGAGAAGTTGAAGAGCAGGAAGCAAATCGAGGCTAGTGACCTCGCCGGTGGGTTAAAGGCGAGAGGCGAGCGGCAGGTGTGTGGACAGTGGCGGTGGCGCAAAGGAGAGGACGGGGAGCCATGCCCATGCGTGGAAGGAGGTCAGGAATAGTAAACCGAGGAGGAAGACCAGGTGCGAGGTGCCGTGGGGAGCAGCGCAAACCGAGTGACCGGACAGCTGCATGTTGTTCGCCGAGCCATGCTGCAAATATGCCGCGACATGCCATACTCCCAAAGACAAGCTCATCGGATAGCGGCTGAAACAGTTTTCCTTTTTAACACGCGGTACGGACACGCACTCATCCTTGTGAAAATGACCAATGGGAGTACTGGCCAATGGTGGCCAACTGTTTAGCCTGACTGACTAATCAGCCTTGGATGGATGATCGATTGTTTAGCGTTTACGGTTTGCGCAATTTTCAGACCTGCTTGATTGAATGAGTAGTGGTTGCTTCACTGTTGACTGAATGTATTCCTGTCTGGTATTCACTATCATTTTGCACACGCTCTGTCCAGTAGTATTTTGGTTCCTGCATTGGAATGGGGACATGCTGATGTGGAGTGAGTAATAGGAATAAATTATATTAAAAAATATTGAAGACGGAACAACAAAGGGCATTTGGTCTAGTGGTATGATTCTCGCTTAGGGTGCGAGAGGTCCCGAGTTCAATTCTCGGAATGCCCCTAAATTTTTTGTCAGTAGTTTTTTGTCCGGCTGGGCCTACTCGCTGCTGGCCCGGCGGATGCGCACGCGTCCACAGCCCACTTCATCAATCATCATGGTCTTGGCCTCATGGGCACCGCGGAAAACGTGTGGGCCTGGACCCAGTGACTCGGCCTCGACCCTCCACTCGCCTGTCGCCCAGGCGTTTCTGGTCCCCGACACGCCACACCATCCTCGCCGCCGACGTCACCCGCGCGCCTGCTGCTACATCAATCACCTCCCCGCTCCGCATCGGATGCGCGGCCCAGCACGGCTTCATCCGCATCCACCCGCCATCCTTCCACCTCCCCGTACCACcggcgccggcgatggccgCTTCCGGCTGTGCTGCCGTACCCCTCCGCGGCCTGGCGCTCCCGCTGCTGCTCTCCGTCCTTCCGCTCGCGCTCACCGCGCCCTccggcgcctccgccgccgcggcccgggCGTGCACGTACACGCTCCGGGTGAAGACGTCCTGcgcgtcgccggcggcgcggacgTCCGACGCCGTGAGCGTCGCGTTCGGGGACGCGTACCGCAACGAGGCCCACGCGCCGCGGCTCCCCACGTCGGGGGCGCGCGCGCTGGAGCGGTGCGGCACCGACACGTTCCGCGTGCCGGGCCCCTGCGGCTACGGCGTCTGCTACCTCTACCTCCGCCGCGACGGCCGCGACGGCTGGGCGCCCGAGTGGGTGCAGGTCGTCCAGCCCGGCCCGCGCGCGCCGGTCGCGGCCACCTTCTACTTCGGCGACCCGCTGCCGGACGGCGTCTGGTACGGCCACGACCGGTGCCCCAAGGCCAAGGCCGCCGATGCTGACGGTGAGCACGCGGCGCGCCCGGCGACGTCCACCGACGCGCAGCACGCCAGCAACTCCTCCGCTTCGCCTCGGGGATGAAACCACCGGTCCAACCGCAACCTTGGCCTGCCAGGGAACCAGAGCATTCTCGACGTCGTCCATGGATTGGTGCATTGGAGCTGTAGCTCTGCTTCTTTGTCTGTTCGTGTCAGCAAGCAACGATTAATAAAATAATGTTCGATCCCCGTTCGCGTATACCGCCAGTGGATTTGTATCGGCAACTCAGATTGTTCATCTGATCTTGCTCTCGGACGGAGAATTGGCCTGAATCTCGCTGACACTTGTGAGTGGCCTTACTCTCTCTGTTCCAGCATTCCGATGGGAAGCAGGGCTCTGCATCGATCACCACTTGAAGGTCTGTTGCTTGATCACAGCCAGGAGGATAGCAAATTTAGGTAGATCCTGCGCTCTCAAGTTTTGTGACCTTCGCAACACAGCATTTGAAGGTCACATCACATATCAGAAATGCTCATCATCAACAAGAGGTTACACATCTGAACTACTTGGGCGTGCGACTGAAGCCGCTCCATGGCACTGGCTCAGCTGTCAGTGTCAGGTCGCCGCGCGGCAACAACCAACTCCTCTGCTTCACTCACCTTGGAGACGCATCGTGGCTGGCTGGCGAGCGACACCGTCGTCCATGCCATGAAGCACTATCCGTGTGCTTCCATTTGGAGCAGCAATAGACCTGCTTGCCTTTGCGTTTATTCTCAACGGATCTGGAAGGTGAAGGGAAGACTGCTGAATCCTCTAATTCGTTTCTTTGTTCCCGTAAGGGGCAACCTACACATTAGACTGGCTGCTGAGTCTCGTTGTGCTTGTATCATGGGTACATTTGAGGCCCGGCCCAGATGTGCACAGTACAAATTCCAGTTCAATTTAGGCCCATGCAAATAGGGCCCAGGTACACCTGCCATGTCCCGCTCCCGCGCCCTGGAGTC from Panicum hallii strain FIL2 chromosome 3, PHallii_v3.1, whole genome shotgun sequence encodes:
- the LOC112884782 gene encoding phospholipase D alpha 1-like codes for the protein MAKILLHGSLHVTIFEAEEISNSSRPSSQAPGFLRKWAEQLAETIEDTVGVGKGNSKIYATIGLDKARVGRTRTLTDETARPRWYESFHVYCAHLASDVVFTIRAKSTIGASTVGVGYLPVRDIFGGQEVDRWLPLCDDDDKDRKPLEGGSKVHVKLQYFDISKDHSWGRGVRSGKYPGVPYTFFSQRQGCKVTLYQDAHVSDGFVPRIPLDGGRCYEPHRCWEDIFDAISGAKHLIYITGWSVYTEITLVRDGSRPKPGGGVTLGELLKKKAGEGVRVLMLVWDDRTSVGVLKKDGLMATHDEETMNYFQGTDVHCVLCPRNPDDSGSIVQDLQISTMFTHHQKIVVVDHDMPAPAAAGRKKRIVSFVGGLDLCDGRYDTPLHSLFRTLDTVHHDDFHQPNFATAAIAKGGPREPWHDIHCRLEGPVAWDVLYNFEQRWRKQGGKDILIQLRDLADKIIPPSPVTFPEDGEAWNVQLFRSIDGGAAFGFPDTPDDATRAGLVSGKDQIIDRSIQDAYIHAIRRARSFIYIENQYFLGSSYCWKPDGIRPEDIGALHLIPKELSMKVVSKIEAGERFAVYVVVPMWPEGIPESGSVQAILDWQRRTMEMMYTDIAQAIQAKGIDANPKDYLTFFCLGNREAKKPGEYVPTEEAEPDTDYIKAQQNRRFMIYVHTKMMIVDDEYIIVGSANINQRSMDGARDSEIAMGAYQPHHLAAASRPARGQVHGFRMSLWYEHLGAVDDAFTRPDSLECVRKVNAMADRYWDLYAGDGPDRDLPGHLLTYPVGVAADGAVTQLPGMEFFPDTQARVLGAKSDYLPPILTT
- the LOC112884778 gene encoding embryo-specific protein ATS3A-like, with the protein product MAASGCAAVPLRGLALPLLLSVLPLALTAPSGASAAAARACTYTLRVKTSCASPAARTSDAVSVAFGDAYRNEAHAPRLPTSGARALERCGTDTFRVPGPCGYGVCYLYLRRDGRDGWAPEWVQVVQPGPRAPVAATFYFGDPLPDGVWYGHDRCPKAKAADADGEHAARPATSTDAQHASNSSASPRG